A region of Gemmatimonadaceae bacterium DNA encodes the following proteins:
- a CDS encoding insulinase family protein, with amino-acid sequence MRTLMLLATGASVLSAQAPKKPAPKPATKTAAPTAAAPKAAAPAEPMSPAIMGDDSLTMKFTVSGIPVILRQVTANNVVAANLYLLGGTRQLTDKTQGTELLLLEASERGTAKYPRDVLRAKMARLGSAIAVSAGVDWTTVGLRATTTGLDSTWAILADRLMAPRLDPAEVELVREQFVQAVAQRKDSPDALLDYLADSIAYTGHPYSLEPAGTEETLKKISVADLKQYQATQMVSSRMMLVVVGNVSRSKVERLVRETIGRLPKGGYAWTLPQAPADLPGAYVIEKREGLPTNYLQGWFHGPQATSKDYAALRLACAVLSGRLFGEVRQKRNLTYSVSAPFEERAFSVGGLYVTTTQPDEVLFIMREQIRALQEGTITDKGLELLVQQFIVTYFLDNETNADQANMLARAELYQGDFRRASRFVDELRAVTPFDIQNAARKYMRQVRWAYVGDPGKVTPARLLRF; translated from the coding sequence ATGCGTACCCTCATGCTGCTCGCAACCGGCGCGAGCGTGCTCTCGGCGCAGGCACCAAAGAAGCCCGCCCCGAAGCCAGCGACCAAGACGGCGGCGCCAACGGCCGCGGCCCCCAAGGCCGCCGCTCCCGCCGAGCCGATGTCGCCCGCGATCATGGGCGACGACTCGCTCACCATGAAGTTCACGGTGAGCGGTATTCCGGTCATTCTGCGGCAGGTCACGGCCAACAACGTGGTGGCCGCCAATCTCTATCTGCTGGGCGGCACGCGGCAGCTCACCGACAAGACGCAGGGCACCGAGCTGCTGCTGCTCGAGGCGAGCGAACGCGGCACCGCCAAGTATCCGCGCGATGTACTGCGGGCCAAGATGGCGCGACTCGGGAGCGCGATTGCCGTCAGTGCCGGCGTGGACTGGACCACGGTGGGGCTGCGCGCCACGACCACCGGGCTCGACAGCACCTGGGCCATTCTCGCCGATCGTCTCATGGCGCCGCGTCTCGACCCGGCCGAAGTGGAGCTCGTGCGCGAGCAGTTCGTGCAGGCGGTGGCGCAGCGCAAGGATTCACCGGATGCGCTGCTCGACTATCTCGCCGACAGCATCGCCTACACCGGTCATCCGTACAGCCTCGAGCCAGCTGGCACGGAAGAGACGCTCAAGAAGATCAGCGTCGCCGATCTCAAGCAGTATCAGGCGACGCAGATGGTGAGCTCGCGCATGATGCTGGTGGTGGTGGGCAACGTGTCGCGCAGCAAGGTGGAGCGCCTGGTGCGTGAAACGATCGGACGCCTGCCGAAGGGCGGCTACGCGTGGACGCTGCCGCAGGCCCCGGCTGATCTGCCCGGCGCCTATGTGATCGAGAAGCGCGAGGGGCTGCCGACGAACTACCTGCAGGGGTGGTTCCACGGTCCACAGGCCACGAGCAAGGATTACGCGGCGCTCCGCCTCGCGTGTGCCGTGCTCTCGGGGCGCCTGTTCGGTGAAGTGCGGCAGAAGCGCAACCTGACGTATTCGGTGAGCGCGCCGTTCGAGGAGCGCGCGTTCTCCGTAGGTGGCCTCTACGTGACCACCACGCAGCCCGACGAAGTGCTCTTTATCATGCGCGAGCAGATCCGCGCACTCCAGGAAGGGACGATCACCGACAAGGGACTCGAGCTGCTCGTGCAGCAGTTCATCGTGACGTACTTCCTGGACAACGAAACCAACGCCGACCAGGCGAACATGCTCGCGCGCGCCGAGTTGTATCAGGGGGATTTCCGCCGGGCGTCGCGCTTCGTGGACGAACTGCGCGCGGTCACGCCGTTCGACATCCAGAACGCGGCGCGGAAGTACATGCGGCAGGTGCGGTGGGCCTATGTGGGCGATCCGGGCAAGGTGACGCCGGCGCGGCTGTTGAGATTTTGA
- a CDS encoding D-hexose-6-phosphate mutarotase, translated as MPPLSATDAPSITLTAPDGAQARLYLDGAHVASWIPAGGDEQLFVSARAFYGPGYAIRGGIPLCWPQFGKSGPLQQHGFARLLRWTVVREVADAHGARAVLRLTDSDATRALWPFAFTAELAVSVHARTLRVELTVTNTDAQPLEFTAALHPYFRVRDALQVSVEGLSGCRYRDALQGGAEYTETADVLRIPGPIDRVYLDTPSAIALHEPHRTLRITKSGFPETVVWNPGAAGTSSREDFAPGDEQVMVCVEAAAVDPRISVVPGDSWTGVQEMTAE; from the coding sequence ATGCCACCACTGTCGGCCACGGACGCCCCATCCATCACGCTCACCGCGCCCGACGGCGCGCAGGCACGCCTCTACCTGGATGGGGCGCACGTCGCCTCGTGGATTCCCGCCGGCGGAGACGAACAGCTGTTCGTCTCCGCTCGTGCATTCTATGGGCCGGGCTACGCCATCCGCGGGGGCATTCCGCTCTGCTGGCCGCAGTTCGGCAAGAGTGGGCCGCTGCAGCAGCACGGATTCGCGCGTCTGTTGCGGTGGACGGTGGTGCGTGAAGTCGCCGATGCCCACGGCGCCCGAGCGGTGCTGCGCCTTACCGACAGCGACGCCACGCGCGCCCTCTGGCCCTTCGCGTTCACGGCGGAGCTCGCCGTATCCGTTCACGCGCGCACGCTGCGCGTGGAACTCACGGTGACCAACACCGATGCGCAGCCGCTCGAGTTCACGGCAGCGTTGCACCCGTACTTCCGCGTGCGCGACGCGCTGCAGGTGTCGGTTGAGGGGTTGAGTGGCTGTCGTTACCGCGACGCATTGCAGGGCGGTGCGGAGTACACGGAAACGGCCGATGTGCTGCGCATCCCCGGACCAATCGACCGCGTGTATCTCGATACGCCCTCCGCGATCGCGCTCCATGAGCCCCATCGCACGCTGCGCATCACCAAGTCGGGCTTCCCCGAAACGGTGGTGTGGAATCCGGGCGCCGCTGGCACGAGCAGCCGCGAGGATTTTGCGCCCGGTGATGAGCAGGTCATGGTCTGTGTGGAAGCCGCCGCGGTCGATCCGCGCATCAGCGTGGTCCCCGGCGATTCGTGGACCGGGGTGCAGGAGATGACGGCCGAGTAG
- a CDS encoding bifunctional phosphoribosyl-AMP cyclohydrolase/phosphoribosyl-ATP diphosphatase HisIE: MSATLDLDTLDFSKGNGLVTVVTQDVQSGAVLMVAHADREALEVTLRTGEMHYRSRSRGLWHKGGTSGNVQHVVSLTADCDRDAVLARVRPAGPACHEGTVSCFRDEALAADVLGALDATIASRASAAPAEKPSYTQRLLADRNLRLKKLGEEAVELATACVDGDVERATEETADLLYHALVALRAVGGSLEGVRAVLAARAR; this comes from the coding sequence ATGAGCGCGACGCTCGATCTCGATACGTTGGATTTCAGCAAGGGCAACGGCCTCGTCACGGTGGTGACGCAGGATGTGCAGAGTGGGGCCGTGCTCATGGTGGCGCACGCCGATCGCGAAGCGCTGGAGGTGACCCTGCGCACCGGCGAGATGCACTATCGCTCGCGCAGCCGCGGGCTCTGGCACAAGGGTGGCACCAGCGGCAACGTGCAGCACGTGGTGTCACTCACTGCGGATTGCGACCGCGATGCCGTGCTGGCGCGGGTCCGGCCCGCCGGCCCGGCCTGCCACGAGGGCACCGTCTCGTGCTTCCGCGATGAGGCGCTGGCGGCTGACGTGCTGGGCGCACTCGACGCCACCATTGCGTCGCGCGCGAGTGCCGCACCCGCCGAGAAACCGAGCTACACGCAGCGTCTGCTGGCCGATCGCAACCTGCGCCTCAAGAAGCTGGGCGAAGAGGCGGTCGAGCTCGCGACCGCCTGTGTGGACGGCGATGTCGAGCGTGCCACCGAAGAGACCGCCGATCTGCTCTACCATGCGCTCGTCGCCCTGCGCGCCGTGGGTGGCTCGCTCGAGGGTGTCCGCGCGGTGCTCGCGGCCCGCGCCCGATAG
- a CDS encoding DUF4397 domain-containing protein, whose product MPYTAYRAGYPALLLTLAAAAACKGERREDRAVQTTTSEGQLASPTADAAERRGMSMVRMINALPAGSAASVSVDDKATFTGIDYKTVTPYTEVSENVARFRLQSGSKDTTIASNNEIMMDGSRYTIVALPEKGGGVRLRVLHDELGKDTTKAQLRVIHGLTGVGEIDVLFQGKDDALFDNVNLASEAGYKDVDPLNTTLIVKADGSGKQLLKKEMRFQPGHAYTVVLTGTAQRAEAIVVDDTAVKGTTRDADSGLTKR is encoded by the coding sequence ATGCCTTACACCGCATACCGGGCAGGATACCCGGCACTGCTGCTCACGCTCGCCGCGGCGGCCGCCTGTAAGGGCGAGCGTCGCGAAGACCGGGCCGTCCAGACGACGACATCGGAAGGACAGCTCGCGTCCCCCACGGCGGACGCCGCCGAGCGCCGCGGCATGTCGATGGTGCGCATGATCAATGCGCTCCCCGCCGGCAGCGCCGCCAGTGTGAGCGTCGACGACAAGGCGACCTTTACCGGCATCGACTACAAGACGGTGACGCCGTATACGGAAGTGTCCGAGAATGTCGCGCGCTTCCGACTGCAGAGCGGCAGCAAGGACACTACCATCGCGTCGAACAACGAGATCATGATGGATGGGTCTCGGTACACGATCGTCGCCCTGCCCGAGAAAGGCGGCGGCGTGCGCCTGCGGGTGCTGCACGACGAACTCGGCAAGGACACCACCAAGGCGCAGCTCCGGGTGATCCACGGCCTGACGGGGGTGGGCGAGATCGACGTACTCTTCCAGGGCAAAGACGACGCGCTCTTCGACAACGTGAACCTCGCGTCGGAAGCGGGCTACAAGGATGTCGATCCTCTCAACACCACGCTCATCGTGAAGGCGGATGGCAGCGGCAAGCAGCTCCTCAAGAAGGAGATGCGCTTCCAGCCGGGGCATGCCTACACGGTCGTACTGACCGGCACCGCGCAGCGGGCCGAGGCCATTGTCGTGGACGACACGGCCGTCAAAGGAACGACCAGAGATGCCGACTCGGGGCTGACCAAGCGATAA
- the hisN gene encoding histidinol-phosphatase, whose amino-acid sequence MSDSLLQAAAEVAEFAANVAMQWYRKDFAVETKGDGSPVTIADRTAEQEARAWLSQRFPQDGLFGEEFGLERADAKRRWILDPIDGTKAFVRGVPLWGTLVACCEGDTVLAGAACYPAVGELVAAAPGEGCWWNGSRASVSRIGTLAESTCLITDERFPERAARRPRWQALSRECGVSRTWGDCYGYLLVATGRAEIMVDDIVNPWDAAAVYPLITEAGGVFTDWRGTATAFGGDVIATNAGVAAAARAHLLEPSVTTP is encoded by the coding sequence ATGAGTGACTCCCTGCTGCAGGCTGCCGCCGAGGTGGCCGAGTTTGCTGCGAACGTCGCCATGCAGTGGTACCGGAAGGATTTCGCCGTGGAGACCAAGGGCGATGGGAGTCCGGTGACCATTGCCGACCGCACCGCTGAGCAGGAGGCGCGTGCGTGGTTGTCGCAGCGCTTTCCGCAGGATGGGCTCTTCGGTGAAGAGTTCGGCCTCGAGCGTGCCGACGCGAAGCGTCGGTGGATTCTCGATCCCATTGATGGCACCAAGGCCTTTGTGCGTGGCGTGCCACTGTGGGGGACGCTCGTCGCGTGCTGCGAGGGCGATACCGTGCTCGCTGGCGCGGCCTGCTACCCGGCGGTGGGCGAGCTCGTGGCGGCGGCGCCCGGCGAAGGGTGCTGGTGGAACGGGTCGCGCGCGTCGGTGTCCCGCATCGGCACGCTCGCCGAGTCCACCTGCCTCATTACCGATGAGCGGTTCCCCGAGCGCGCCGCGCGGCGCCCGCGCTGGCAGGCGCTGTCGCGCGAGTGTGGCGTGTCACGCACCTGGGGGGATTGCTACGGATATCTGCTGGTGGCCACCGGGCGCGCGGAGATCATGGTGGATGACATCGTGAACCCGTGGGATGCGGCGGCGGTGTATCCGCTCATTACCGAAGCCGGTGGGGTCTTCACCGACTGGCGCGGTACCGCGACCGCCTTCGGTGGTGATGTCATCGCCACCAACGCGGGCGTCGCCGCGGCCGCGCGCGCGCATCTTCTTGAACCTTCTGTGACGACGCCATGA
- a CDS encoding Gfo/Idh/MocA family oxidoreductase, with the protein MSDSYSRRDFVGDSAKLALGAMIVPRYVLGGRGYQAPSDTLNIACVGIGGMGMNNMQQVLSQNIVAVCDVDFPYVERSLDGRLKPRQGEPSPENVKLGEAYKKAAKYADFREMLAKQKDIDAVMIATPDHMHATIALAAMQLGKHVYVQKPLAYSVYETRLLAKAAANNPKLATQMGNQGHSGEGTHRVRELIAAGVLGKIHEVHVWTDRPVRYWAQGIPRPRPANAQVPTPNPRPQWNMGTVDNAVRAAMAANDTTPPPGFNWDLYLGAAPEIPYHPAYHPFAWRGWIDFGVGAIGDMGAHLMDAPFIALDLDHPTSITASSSPWGGGAQNPATYPMATFVQYEFPKRGKRDAVKLYWYDGGLMPPRPDLLPDGEPMANPGSDGGGGVFIGEKGIMFYETYGNKPRIYPEKTAKKAEEVPKTLPRITTSHEMNWVQAAKGEAKASSPFSYAAPLTESMLLGIAALRAGQARRVRYDGSKMEFTNAPDANQYLTRVYRSGWELR; encoded by the coding sequence ATGTCCGATTCGTACTCCCGCCGCGATTTCGTCGGCGACTCCGCCAAGCTCGCGCTCGGCGCCATGATCGTGCCCCGCTATGTGCTCGGTGGCCGGGGCTATCAGGCGCCGAGTGACACGCTCAACATCGCCTGCGTCGGCATCGGCGGCATGGGCATGAACAACATGCAGCAGGTCCTGTCGCAGAACATCGTGGCGGTCTGCGACGTGGACTTCCCATACGTCGAGCGCTCGCTCGATGGGCGGCTCAAGCCGCGACAGGGGGAGCCGTCGCCGGAGAACGTGAAGCTGGGCGAGGCGTACAAGAAGGCGGCCAAGTACGCCGACTTCCGCGAGATGCTGGCCAAGCAGAAGGACATCGATGCGGTGATGATCGCGACGCCCGATCACATGCACGCCACCATCGCGCTCGCCGCGATGCAGCTCGGCAAGCATGTGTACGTGCAGAAGCCGCTCGCCTACTCGGTGTACGAAACGCGATTGCTGGCCAAGGCGGCGGCGAACAATCCGAAGCTCGCCACGCAGATGGGCAATCAGGGGCACTCGGGTGAAGGCACGCATCGCGTGCGCGAGCTCATCGCGGCCGGTGTGCTCGGCAAGATCCACGAAGTGCATGTGTGGACCGATCGCCCGGTGCGCTACTGGGCGCAGGGGATTCCGCGCCCGCGTCCGGCGAACGCGCAGGTGCCGACGCCCAATCCGCGCCCGCAGTGGAACATGGGCACGGTGGACAACGCGGTGCGCGCGGCGATGGCCGCCAACGACACCACGCCGCCGCCGGGCTTCAACTGGGATCTCTACCTCGGCGCGGCGCCGGAGATTCCGTATCACCCGGCCTATCATCCGTTCGCGTGGCGCGGCTGGATCGACTTCGGTGTCGGCGCCATCGGCGACATGGGTGCGCATCTCATGGATGCGCCGTTCATCGCGCTCGACCTCGATCATCCGACGAGCATCACGGCGTCGTCGAGCCCGTGGGGCGGCGGGGCGCAGAACCCGGCGACGTATCCGATGGCGACGTTCGTGCAGTACGAGTTCCCCAAGCGCGGCAAGCGCGATGCGGTGAAGCTCTACTGGTACGATGGCGGCCTCATGCCGCCGCGCCCGGACCTGCTCCCCGACGGCGAACCGATGGCCAATCCCGGCTCGGATGGCGGCGGCGGCGTCTTCATCGGCGAGAAGGGGATCATGTTCTACGAGACGTACGGCAACAAGCCGCGCATCTACCCCGAGAAGACCGCGAAGAAGGCGGAGGAAGTGCCGAAGACTCTTCCGCGCATCACGACCTCGCACGAGATGAACTGGGTGCAGGCGGCCAAGGGCGAAGCGAAGGCGAGTTCGCCGTTCTCCTACGCGGCCCCGCTCACCGAGTCGATGCTGCTCGGCATTGCCGCGCTCCGTGCCGGTCAGGCGCGTCGCGTGCGCTATGACGGCAGCAAGATGGAGTTCACCAACGCGCCCGATGCGAATCAGTACCTGACACGCGTCTACCGCAGCGGCTGGGAGCTGCGCTAA
- a CDS encoding DUF429 domain-containing protein — protein MTRILSVDLAYVRYRDVGVALLSHEARRVDFLDIDLEGPPDPLRLADWLMAQLAQHDAQGLCIDGPLGWKAPDTDSPHCRRSERQLRAPGKTGLPPDRVKPATYLAFTRFSIALFERLTQIHQLVLPGQAEAAPGTRFVTESFPTAAWRALGLTPLVAKGKATPALVAQAAARFTAETGFTLARTPTHDELQAAIGGLAGLAWARGDTHAVHLAGDAPFRLDGSWREGYIMSPAAR, from the coding sequence ATGACGCGCATTCTCTCCGTCGATCTGGCGTACGTCCGCTATCGTGATGTCGGCGTCGCGCTCCTGAGCCACGAGGCACGCCGAGTCGACTTCCTGGACATCGACCTCGAAGGCCCGCCCGATCCTCTCCGACTGGCGGACTGGCTCATGGCGCAGCTCGCGCAGCACGACGCGCAGGGCCTCTGCATCGATGGCCCGCTCGGCTGGAAGGCGCCCGATACCGATTCCCCGCATTGCCGCCGGAGTGAGCGCCAGCTGCGGGCTCCCGGCAAGACTGGGCTGCCGCCCGATAGGGTGAAGCCGGCGACGTATCTGGCGTTCACCCGCTTCTCCATCGCGCTCTTCGAGCGGCTCACGCAGATCCACCAGCTGGTGCTCCCCGGGCAGGCCGAGGCGGCACCCGGGACGCGGTTCGTCACCGAAAGCTTCCCCACCGCGGCGTGGCGGGCGCTCGGGCTCACGCCACTCGTCGCCAAGGGGAAGGCGACGCCGGCCCTGGTCGCCCAGGCGGCGGCGCGCTTCACGGCGGAAACCGGTTTCACGCTCGCCCGCACGCCCACACACGACGAACTGCAGGCCGCCATCGGTGGGCTCGCCGGGCTGGCCTGGGCCCGCGGTGACACACACGCGGTGCATCTCGCCGGCGACGCGCCCTTCCGTCTCGACGGCAGCTGGCGCGAGGGCTATATCATGAGTCCGGCCGCGCGCTGA